The sequence tgtaaattaccgtgtaattgattaaatttataaattaaatgacagttttctaaagtaatatcttttaaatattacagattttaattaaaactgattacattttgaaataaatagcTTAATCTATAGACTAACTCTATATAGATATGAggacaaaattgtaaagtggCATCACCTTGAATTTCTCTCATTCTGTGCATTATTAATTGGAGTgagataatcaacatctaatattatgttactctCAAAATGGTCGAATTGTACATTgtaattggagaaagaaaacaaacaaaaatcaaccgaagacttttaagatatatgaaacaaaaattagaaatataaattctctgcaattaaagaataaggcaataaaattgtaaaaatacaaaaaataaaaaaagaaaaacagaaagaaaaatttagtaaaataaaatcataatataatttccataattgatagtgctcagttatactaaaaagtctaaatttacaacatacacagttttatttacatctttaaatctattatccaattaaaatgattctaaaaaaagtcagcatgaaaatttagaaaatatacgataaaatataaatcataacgttaaaaatatattatcactgataactaaaaaatcatgttagtagtaataaaaatgaaatgacaacacatttattaaaactatagaACGGCACGCAACaaggtgttattaaatatacaaactacaaattaaatatgctcaacgcaaacacacataaaaatgagacattatatttggatatatttaaataaataattttaaatataatatattcttgataattttaaaattactttaaaagaaactaaattattaaaaaattaatatacaaataaaactaaagcaatattttgtaatgtaaaaataataaatgaaaaaaaaatatattatgttaataaaatagattttagattttaaagacttctaattcatgtaatattacaaaattcaaaatttgtttattacaattaatattttaccattagatatattaaaatattattctagaccgatattcaattgtcagttttcaactattatacgtaaaaaatattattaaatacgtttttttaaaagaggattttatatttcaagtatgttattggagtactttttttttcgtgaatttattcgagatgagatttcaatcttttaaacgaatataatttatgttctatacataatttttttttacataactctaaaatctcggacttgattcttcatattttattagttaattgtgttacatataataaaaataattacttcaaactaaaaatatataaaaaatcgaatttaaaaattagttatatataatttaatatacaaaaatttacatacaaataaaaatggtaaatgtaacaaattaaaatatattatccgcgcgtagcgcggagaaaggatctagtatttcataattaatactTTTGTAAGAACCTAGTGTCTTCcttaattttttagtattttgtgTACCTGCTTCCTCTATTCGAGACTGTGGTCCACTCTGTGAGGAACCCTAATGCAACAAGCAATTCAAATCCCTCTTTccctaaatttaattaatacttTTGTAAGAGTTCTCGTTTTTTAATCCCTATTTGAAAGTTCGTAGGCTTGTATATCTCGTAGCTAGGTATACATGAGGATACCCGCAAGCTTAAACCATTTTAAACTCTAGGATACATGTTCATGGGATTATTTCACTTTGATACGATGAATCGAAACCCTACACGTTCCGGATGCTTGTATAATGAAACTGACAAAATGGCTTCATTAATAGGCTTCTGATATGGCTCTATATTCTCTAcatgaaaaaattaatagtTACTTGCATGTTGGTCTAAATGAAAGTTGTATTTGTTGGGTAATCTAGGCAATGGTAATTTGTCAAGCTTCATGCGTATTCATATGTTTATACTTGCAGTGAATGAATAATGAGTTAAATGACAATATGGTATTGAGAATCCATACAAAAGCTTCATTTTCACCTACAGGTACTGCCTACACTAAAATATCTTCTGGAAACTGACAGATTCTGATGCCCTCATTTGGTAAAACatttcttgtttgatttttctaTGTTTCTTGATATGATGTCTTTCAGTTTGAAACTCTGCACGAAACTTGTGATCTTCATTATATAGAAGACACATAAGAAAAGGACAAACTCAAAATATGCCATTGGCTGATTTTTTTTAGGCCGAGGGAGAAAGTCTTTTAGGTTTTGAAGATGGTGGAGATTTAGATAATTTTCTGCACCCACCTCTCCTCTAACCAGCTCTTCCCTAATGGTCAAAATCCATCACATCTAGCCTGTCACCATCACTGATATAGAGTAAGTTATTCTTCTGATAGCACCAAAACTTACCACTGTTACCTGTCCTCCGTATTTGTATGTCCATTACTATTGATCTCTTAATTTTCATCAATTGGATTCTCATTGATTGGAGATAGAATATAATATTTGGTTAGCAATGGTAGTAATACTTCTATAATGttactattaatatttttttctgaacatTTCCATGCTGATCTTGTTATTGGCATATCCTctactgtgaaaacaatattttgctATGTTACAGTTAAGATGATacgaaacatatatatatatgcggaTAAGTTGTATTGTAGACTGTAGTTATGATACGCTTTCACTGCTGCAGGTTTCTTCATTTGATACATTTAACTTCCTAGAAAAGGTATATTTACGGGTTGGAAATCTCTGTAAGTATCACCTAAGTTTTGCGATACCAGGACTTTCTCATGATGTGTCAAACAAGAAATTACAGTGTCATATCAGACCCACTCTGCAGATTTGCTACGTAATATAGCTTTGGacttattttagttttataaaatattctcATTTACAGAGATAATAGCTCCTAGGGTTCATTGcttaaattttgttttgctGGTTGCAATAATAATATGGCTacgtatataaaaaaaatccataaaTTAACCAGCCATGAAAGTGGATGATGCGTGGAAACCTATCTTGCGTGCCAGAGGAGATGTCTCTCTTTGGCCACCCTTTTGTTGCCATGTGTTATTGGCGCTGACTTATATTTCAAATCCTTTCTCTTTTGATTTGTCTGgattgattataaaatatagcTAACAGCTTCTTCCTCCTGTCAAGTTCCTTTTTATTGCCCTTCTCCTCCATCATTACCTACTGGCTACTCAGAGAAGACCTTTTATGGATTTCATAAAAAAGATGATGAAACCTTCTAACTTAATTAAGTTGATCTATGTTTATGTGTGTGTAGAATCTTTTCAGTAACAGGAAACTCCAATAACCTCTATGATAGCctcatttatgaaaataaataaattgtataCTAGATTTGGGACTGTGAAGAGACCGAGCAATAACTATGTGTTGTTATTCTCCTTGACAAATGCAGGGTTTGGTACTAGGGCATAGTGATGGCTACTGATGAACTGCTTCTTAATTAAAGACAAGTAAGAACCAATTGATATGTGTTTGACCGTTTGTCCATTGAAGACGGCTATTCCCGAGATGATACTGATATTGCTtaagacaagaagaagaatttacattaaatgattttttcacACTGGTAAGGGGATGCGTATGTgagagaaaaaatagaaaaaaaaatggagttgAAAGGTGAAAATGACATGGTTGTTTTGGTAAACGAATAGGAAGGAACCACGTGATGAAATGGACATGAAGAGAAAAGGGTGCTAGGTTTAATATAAATAGAAGTAAGAAGCAGTTAGTGGTTGTGAAGAGAGGAGGCAAGCGACCAAACCTCAGAGAAATAACAGTATTagaggaagaaaagagaaaCAAGACCGTTGTTAATTAGATACAGGAGATCAGCGAACATGGGAAGATCTCCTTCTAGTGATGACTCTGGTCTCAAGAAAGGTCCTTGGACTcctgaagaagatgagaaacTTGTGAACTATGTCCAAAAACATGGCCATAGTAGCTGGAGAGCTCTTCCTAAGCTTGCTGGTACCttttagattttgttataagcctattttaagttttattgaGTCTAAGCTTCTCTCTCTGCAGGTCTTAACAGGTGTGGGAAGAGTTGTAGGCTAAGATGGACGAACTACTTGAGACCTGACATCAAGAGAGGGAAATTTTCTCCAGACGAGGAACAAACTATCTTGAACCTTCATGCAGTTCTTGGAAATAAGTAattaattttctgatttttatttttatttttaatagtcaACGTTTTGTGTTCTTGTACTGATtacttatgatgatgatgatgttataAGGTGGTCAACGATTGCAAACCACTTACCGGGGAGAACAGACAACGAGATCAAGAACTTCTGGAACACTCATCTGAAGAAAAAGCTGATCCAAATGGGAATAGACCCAATGACTCACCTGCCTAGAACTGATATCTTCTCCAGCTTATCTCAGCTCATGTCTCTGTCCTCTAACTTAAGAGGTTTTGTTGATATGCAGCAACAGTTTCCAAATGGTCAAGACCAAACTATACTGAAACTCCAAACCGAGATGGCCAAACTCCAGTTGTTCCAATACCTTCTCCAACCACCTACCATGAGTAACAACATTAGCAACCCTAATGACTTTGACATTCTCAGTCTCCTTAAC is a genomic window of Brassica napus cultivar Da-Ae chromosome A2, Da-Ae, whole genome shotgun sequence containing:
- the LOC125581737 gene encoding transcription factor MYB92-like, yielding MGRSPSSDDSGLKKGPWTPEEDEKLVNYVQKHGHSSWRALPKLAGLNRCGKSCRLRWTNYLRPDIKRGKFSPDEEQTILNLHAVLGNKWSTIANHLPGRTDNEIKNFWNTHLKKKLIQMGIDPMTHLPRTDIFSSLSQLMSLSSNLRGFVDMQQQFPNGQDQTILKLQTEMAKLQLFQYLLQPPTMSNNISNPNDFDILSLLNSIASFKEITSNNLDLGSYLQDFNSLPSLKTLNSNIGPSSVFPQIPEDNHFKFCNERENLPVSPIWLSDPTNSNQNMLPSLDPSSAVSDDMIRNQYVIEHVNSNLTSSSQESGASASAAWPDHLLDDSIFSDIIP